Proteins encoded by one window of Streptomyces sp. NBC_01571:
- a CDS encoding HNH endonuclease, translating into MSNLSSKGTAWEKVRAQALKRDGYICQLQFGGCVGEADTVDHVLAKANGGTDTLDNLVAACRPCNSKKQDKMLVRTTWLNPRWF; encoded by the coding sequence ATGAGCAACCTAAGCAGTAAAGGTACTGCTTGGGAGAAGGTGAGAGCACAGGCTCTCAAGCGTGATGGGTATATCTGTCAGCTTCAATTCGGCGGGTGTGTTGGTGAGGCTGACACAGTAGACCACGTACTAGCCAAAGCTAATGGCGGTACTGACACACTGGATAACCTCGTTGCAGCTTGCCGACCATGCAATTCAAAGAAGCAAGACAAGATGTTGGTTAGAACTACATGGCTTAACCCTCGTTGGTTCTGA
- a CDS encoding histone-like nucleoid-structuring protein Lsr2, which yields MATNAVPVTADQKDEPGVQKVATFIPGVGNVDAYFKVETTDDLDSKTTEDVQTLRLTVPQEAEQEVTVLDAEGDPVLNEDGSEKLTTEKVWNYVALELDLGQASRTKLLKALEPFVKAGRPANAPAVHAPAAAKSSSGHDLNAIRAWARDAGHDVKDKGRIAANILTAYYKATGKSNPDA from the coding sequence ATGGCAACCAATGCCGTACCTGTTACCGCAGACCAGAAGGATGAGCCCGGTGTTCAGAAGGTGGCTACCTTCATCCCGGGTGTGGGCAATGTTGATGCCTACTTCAAGGTGGAGACGACTGATGACCTTGACAGCAAAACGACCGAGGACGTTCAGACGCTCAGGCTCACGGTTCCTCAAGAGGCCGAGCAGGAAGTGACTGTCCTTGATGCCGAGGGTGACCCTGTCCTCAATGAGGATGGCTCGGAGAAGCTGACAACCGAGAAGGTGTGGAACTACGTAGCCCTTGAGCTGGACTTGGGCCAGGCAAGCCGTACGAAGCTTCTCAAGGCCCTTGAGCCGTTCGTAAAGGCTGGCCGACCGGCTAACGCTCCCGCTGTCCATGCTCCGGCCGCAGCCAAGTCCTCAAGCGGTCATGACCTGAACGCCATTCGTGCATGGGCACGTGATGCCGGACATGACGTCAAGGACAAGGGCCGTATCGCGGCGAACATCCTCACGGCGTACTACAAGGCAACGGGCAAGTCGAACCCGGACGCGTAG
- a CDS encoding GntR family transcriptional regulator, producing the protein MSDDIGYVYVHVADQVAADIASGKLPTGARLPNERALGSQYGVAPGTARRAVQELRERGLVKTLPNKGTFVVGKPAE; encoded by the coding sequence ATGAGCGACGACATCGGATACGTGTACGTCCACGTGGCGGACCAGGTGGCGGCTGACATCGCGTCAGGGAAGCTGCCTACGGGCGCCAGGCTGCCGAACGAGCGTGCGTTGGGGTCGCAGTACGGCGTAGCCCCTGGAACCGCTCGTAGGGCCGTACAGGAGCTGCGGGAGCGTGGCTTGGTCAAGACGCTTCCCAACAAGGGCACGTTCGTGGTCGGGAAACCTGCCGAATAA